A segment of the Lolium perenne isolate Kyuss_39 chromosome 3, Kyuss_2.0, whole genome shotgun sequence genome:
CCCCAACGACCATGGTGAGACTGTCAAATGCAAACAACAAGAAGCGAAGTAAGTGATGTGTGCATTCGTCAGTCGTCGTTGCTTCCACCCATCTTTGGACTCTGATCAGCCACAAATACCTTGCGAAACACATAGGTATTGGTCTAGAAAAAAGGTATTGGTCTAGAACCTGACCAAAACGGAAACGCCTGCGCCCAACGCTCAAGTATCGACACCGTCCCAGCCACCTTTGACTCTTCTCCTCTCTCCAAGTCATGTTGCCGACTTGCCGCTAACCTgtcccctgctgcgccgcctcACCGGAGCATGTCGTGGTACATACTTGCACTCGAGCGAGCGGAGCATGCCTCTTGCTCGAGCATCTTGTAATACGGTATGCTGATGACTACCGCTTTGTCTGTCGCGCTGGCTAGCGCACCCACACTGCGAAGGAGAGTAGTCCAAGACCGACCTCATGGGCACCAGCGATCGTCGGCACGCAAGCGCAACGAAGCCTAGGCAACGGCTGGGGAGGGTTTCATAGGCACACGCGATTTGCGACGGAGACGGTGGGTTTGGGCAACTGTGCAGAAAGATGTAgagagagtttttttttgaaacaaagatACAAAGAGAGTTTGTTAAGCGGATTTCTTTAGAATCAGATAGAGTTTGTTAGATGCCAAGTCGTGTGAGATAAGTCTTCCTTATATCTCTCCCGTTGAGGTTAGTTTACAACAGAAAAAACACTACAGGGGAGATGAGCGGATTATGGTATGCGGTTGGGATTACAAAGAGGTGAGAGCGTTTTTAGGAGAGGATTGGAGGGAGTGCGGGGTGGCATGTTGTTTGTAATTTTTGGATGTggggggtattattgtccatcctgaaaatgtgacaccaggtattcaccagtttgctcttaatagtagagataATCATTATCTGTATTTATGAATCAAGCAGTGTAGATAAGAGAAACAAATGAATGGCATGCAGTAATTTTTTTATTAGGACCAAGATAGCCAGAAGATGCTGAGAACCAATATGAAAATTATATATGCATGTTAAGAAAAATTGGTTTCAGCATCTATTATAGCATCAGCCATAAATCAATAAACATTACAAGCCTGTGATGTAAAGAGAAAAAATTGATATGAAGTGAAGTTACTATTTCTATGCTTCACTGGAGTGAACAGGCAGATATCACAGGCTCTTATAAAAAATATCCCCATGTGGACACCGCAACGATTCTACAAATGGCATATATATTGTGCGAGATGTTTCCTTGTGGACTTGAAACTTGTTGTGTTTATCTATGCTTTTCTTTAATTATTCCTCAAGTTCATAATTAGATCTGGAAAAATATTACTCATGCCGTAAGCCATAGCTAGCTATCTTCTATAGCTCTAAAAAAACCAAAACAATAGATAAATAGTAATTTTCACACCTTAGTGGAGTTTTGCACGTTTTCTCTTTTTGAATTCGGCTTCTTGGGAGCCTCTATGGGCTGTCAGATGACAAGGATTTGTTGTCGTCACTCATGAGATCAATTTTTGGTGCATCCTTTACATTCATTGTGACATGACGAACAACTgaaaactagatgataccccgcgcaaTTGCTGCGGGAAACATTGTTATAAATTTAGGTCCACTCTACATATTCACTGTTCAAATTTAATTAGCTGCTACATATTCACTGGAAAAAATGCTAAACTGAATAAGTAATGATTGTGTCAGCCATTTGTTTTGCATGCTACTATTCTAGGTAATTCTGGGTTCTAGCCACCAGCCCACCACCTGGCTCCGGGAAGCAAGACTTGGCGATGAGGAATTGAAGTCATACGATGCTTCAATACTGGGACACACTAATCAGCTCACAAATAACATCTTGCAAGTTCTTGAGATCTTGCGTAACATTGAATTCATGCGAAGTTCGAGAGCGAGATGCCAATGACTCCTTTCTATGAAACAAAATACGTAGGAAGACGAAGAGCTTACGAAAAAAATGTACAGCCCTGAGAATGCAAGTTCGTTTATTTTGGATCTTGGTAATGCTATCTTTATACCACTTATATCATATCAAATGGGATATTTGTCAGTTAATAAAAAAATCTTTGACTGCTCACAAAAAGTGAATAATTGAGTCAACAGGAAGTATGTAATCAAAAGGAAGAATTATCAACAATAATTGCATAATTCTGTCGTTTGACTGTCTTCTCCTGCTATCAAATGAAGGAAGTTTGAGCAATTGAATAGATACATCATACTGTTCCGTTCTCAGCTGTGGTCGCGCCAAACGAAATTTCAGGATATAAACCGTGCAGTGCAGGTAGATATCAATAAACAATTAGCTTTCAAACGTACGTCTTGGTATTCCTCTGTTGATTGGTGGTAGATACCTGACAATATAAGCACATAAAATGTTTCCTCGCAACTCAAAATTGCAGGATAGTTCCGATTTGTGAGATTATACGATCAGCGGAGATATATTTTCCAGAGATAGAATACCAAATAAGATCTGTGCAAAAACAGTGCAATCCTGCAAAGAAAATGGAAGAGGAGATCTGATTGGGGATATACCTACAATCCTAGATCGAGTCACTTTTTGTTGCAGCCTCTAACTCAGGTACGGGGGAGAGGAAGAGATCCTCCTTGTGTATGGCTTttatgcttgtttcatcttggAGACGAAGGGCCGGACGGATGAACTGGTCGTGCAGGATTTTTCGGGAAGCTGCACGAAACTACGTATTAATTGTCTGGGCAAGCCTCCATTTGGAATGAGAAACTGGGCGTACGTGCTGGTTAGTACGGGTTTGGAAGCTGAAAGGAACGATGAACTGAATAAAATGGTTGCCTGACATGGCAAGTTTTGTGGGGTGGAAATTAAGGCTAGCTGAGGTGGCAGGTTTGTAGTGCAGGCCCACCTAATGATGTGGATAGCTTACATGTTTAGAGAAATAGGtagtggggatgaacttcttAGTTATATAGGATTACAGACAAAAAAAAGTGGTGAAGACAAGAACACAAAACAAGTAaataccttttttttttttttttttgagaccccTCGATCTGTGTTACAGCTGTAGTATCTGAACTTATGCACTAACTCAACACCACACTCACACCACACGCACACCACTAGTGCACAAGTTAGACTCTAGAACTATACACACAGCACACATAATTTGGGTGTCCCTAGGAACTAGTAGTTGTGGCACATATGTGTGGAGGGGATTTTATTCTGGAGCAAAGCCCCGGTGAGACACCTGAAAATCGTCCCCTGCGGGGATCGATCCCAGGCGGGCTGGCTGGCCACTGCCATGCCAAGCCACTGCGCTGAGCCGCgcgtctcaaaaaaaaaaaaaaaaacaagtaaaTACCTAAGCAGAAATTACCCTTTCCCATTGTGGCACTTCTACTGCTGGTGGTGTCATCTGTGTTAATGCTGGTGGTGTCATCGGAGTTAGTGTCACTTGAGGTACTTCCACTGCCAGCTTGGTCTGATTTTGTATTAAAAAATTGTATCACAAACATATACTCAAGCCGGAGCCAACCCCGACTACGATTCTACTCTCCCGCGCGGCGAGAATCGAGCCGACGGCGAGTATTGCGCCGCTGCggcgggtggggttggggtggtggcgcCGCACGAGGGAAGGAAAGAAGGGGAAAAAGAAGCAAAGACCGGGTAAGAAAAGGAGGACTCggcgcgtccacgcagcgtccgtgAAGACGCAAACCTAGCGTATATTTGTGTCAGatttgcgtcgccgcggacgtCTTTGCGTCGCTCCGCTGAAGCAGGACCACACGTATTTTCGATTACGGCGGACGGAAACGGTGGCCACCCTTGGAGATGCGCTTAGCTGTGGGCTGGTTGTGAATTACAGTATATATGAGGCTAGTTCTCAATTTCGCGCTAGCTTGCTAATTTGGGCTGTATTGGAGCGCTTACGGGCTGAGTAGTTTTGTCCTCCAATTATAGCATAAAATATTCAAGTCCATTGTGGCCCATTTGACTCGAGAAGCCCAACCGATATACGTAGCACATCCCATCGTCCAGGGCTACTGGCCGCCAACGCAAAGAAGGGGAGAAATCCCCAAGAACCCTCCGTTCGCGGCGGACGAGGGTTCGGCGGCGAGGGTCCGGCAGCACCGTCTTGTGGATTACTCCACTCTTCTTGGTACGTGAATCTGAGCTTGCCTTTACTTCATGGTTCCAACTTCCCACATTGGAGCACTGACCAACTGGATCGGGTTGGGTTCGATTTCTTTTCTTGCAGCAATGGCCGCTGTGGCGGAGACGACTGTAGAGGGGAGCGACCTGCGCTCCTTCCTCGCCAAGCGCGGCGTTGACACTGCCGAGGTGGATGACCAGGCTCTCAAGGAGCTGGAGGAGAAGTACATCATCGCCAGGGACCTCGACGCCGACACGGTGCTCTCCAAGATCCAGGACCTGCTGGGGCTGAGGCACAAGGAAGACAGCATCGTCGCCTACGAAGGCCTGACCTACCAGCTTCCGTCTCGTGGCCTGGAGCATCAGGAGTACGAGCCCCTGCTCCGGCAGCTCTGCCTGCGCCGCGGCAAGGTCGATTGTTGCGCGGTCGGCGACACCAAGACCTCGCGCTGGGCCAAAATCATCACGGCTGTGCTCTCCTTGGTTCAGGAATTACTCCTCAGGGGCAGTATCATAAGCAGCGACTTTATGCGCTGCCGAGATGAGCTCTTCAAGCAAGACAAGAAGACCGTGGATGATGCCCTGCTAGACATATGCTGCCTGCTCGAGTGCACCAGGACATCTCTAGGCGTGTATGAACTGACCCCGGGCTCCGTCGTCGGGCCACTGAAGTTCACAATGAAAAATGGCAAAGAGATGCATTGCATGACCAGCGCAGGAGCCTGGATAGCTGAAGAAATGCACAAGGTTACTGCCAAACCAGGTGCAGAGATCAAGTTCATCCTAGTAGTCCAGAGGAATGCTGTTTTTGAGGATTTTGCCAGGGGGCTAGGTGACCGGTTCCTCC
Coding sequences within it:
- the LOC127342154 gene encoding DNA topoisomerase 6 subunit A3-like, producing the protein MAAVAETTVEGSDLRSFLAKRGVDTAEVDDQALKELEEKYIIARDLDADTVLSKIQDLLGLRHKEDSIVAYEGLTYQLPSRGLEHQEYEPLLRQLCLRRGKVDCCAVGDTKTSRWAKIITAVLSLVQELLLRGSIISSDFMRCRDELFKQDKKTVDDALLDICCLLECTRTSLGVYELTPGSVVGPLKFTMKNGKEMHCMTSAGAWIAEEMHKVTAKPGAEIKFILVVQRNAVFEDFARGLGDRFLREFSCVIVTGGDGQPNVTTRAFLRKLKDSLSVPVYALVDPDPKGLSIFCTYKFGSSEKPFDNAGLTVPDINLIGVHLDEAISIEKGQPLTKEDKSILKGLCSQKHVMGDELLRKNIHSMMHRGLKSKIEALYRRQYPPSDYIRKAINNQDDI